One window of the Anaeromyxobacter dehalogenans 2CP-C genome contains the following:
- the glmS gene encoding glutamine--fructose-6-phosphate transaminase (isomerizing): MCGIVGYVGPRQCVDLIVGGLRKLEYRGYDSAGVAVVGPNGLAVKRAKGKLQNLVALLADAPLAGTTGIGHTRWATHGKPSDENAHPHCYGGVAVVHNGIIENHLELKAALAGRGHKFSSETDTEIFAHLIADALAAGARDLRDAVGQALAQVKGTYAIAVVSQQRPDEIVAAKNASPLVVGYGKGESFLASDVPAILEHTREVVYLEEGELAVLTPAGIALYGRDGEPLARKPRKIEWSAVAAEKDGHKHFMHKEIFEQPRAVADTIRGRASLEQGDVTLDGMELPGDYARSLERIVIVACGTSWHAGLSGRQMIESLARVPVEVELASEFRNRDPLVNERVLCLAISQSGETADTLAAVKIARARGARAYAICNVVGSAISRECDGGTLFTRAGPEIGVASTKAFTTQLAALFLMAVRLGRLRGTLSPERARELLEDLRRVPSWMEQMIRQEAQLMPIAKRCAAARDVLFLGRGSEYPVALEGALKLKEISYIHAEGYAAGEMKHGPIALIDEELPVVVLATREPAYEKTLGNMEEVRARGGQVFAVVTEGDTHAASLAEVAITVPPAPPALVPLLSIIPLQFLAYHVADLKGTDVDQPRNLAKSVTVE, translated from the coding sequence ATGTGCGGAATCGTTGGTTACGTCGGCCCCCGGCAGTGCGTGGATCTCATCGTGGGCGGCCTCCGGAAGCTCGAGTACCGGGGGTACGACTCGGCGGGCGTGGCGGTGGTCGGGCCGAACGGCCTGGCGGTGAAGCGGGCGAAGGGCAAGCTGCAGAACCTGGTGGCGCTGCTCGCCGACGCGCCGCTCGCCGGCACGACCGGCATCGGCCACACCCGCTGGGCCACGCACGGCAAGCCGTCCGACGAGAACGCGCACCCGCACTGCTACGGCGGGGTGGCGGTGGTCCACAACGGCATCATCGAGAACCACCTCGAGCTGAAGGCGGCGCTGGCGGGGCGCGGGCACAAGTTCTCGTCCGAGACCGACACCGAGATCTTCGCGCACCTCATCGCCGACGCGCTCGCCGCGGGCGCGCGCGACCTGCGCGACGCGGTGGGCCAGGCGCTCGCGCAGGTGAAGGGCACCTACGCCATCGCGGTGGTCTCGCAGCAGCGGCCCGACGAGATCGTCGCCGCCAAGAACGCCTCGCCGCTGGTGGTCGGCTACGGCAAGGGCGAGAGCTTCCTCGCCTCCGACGTGCCGGCCATCCTCGAGCACACGCGCGAGGTGGTCTACCTGGAGGAGGGCGAGCTGGCCGTGCTCACCCCCGCCGGCATCGCGCTGTACGGGCGCGACGGCGAGCCGCTCGCGCGCAAGCCGCGCAAGATCGAGTGGAGCGCGGTGGCCGCCGAGAAGGACGGCCACAAGCACTTCATGCACAAGGAGATCTTCGAGCAGCCGCGGGCGGTGGCCGACACCATCCGCGGGCGCGCCTCGCTGGAGCAGGGCGACGTCACGCTCGACGGCATGGAGCTGCCCGGGGACTACGCCCGCTCGCTGGAGCGGATCGTCATCGTGGCCTGCGGCACCTCCTGGCACGCCGGCCTCTCCGGGCGCCAGATGATCGAGTCGCTGGCGCGCGTGCCGGTGGAGGTGGAGCTCGCGAGCGAGTTCCGCAACCGCGATCCGCTGGTGAACGAGCGGGTGCTGTGCCTCGCCATCTCGCAGTCGGGCGAGACCGCCGACACGCTCGCCGCGGTGAAGATCGCCCGCGCCCGCGGCGCCCGCGCCTACGCGATCTGCAACGTGGTGGGCTCGGCCATCAGCCGCGAGTGCGACGGCGGCACGCTGTTCACCCGCGCCGGCCCCGAGATCGGCGTCGCCTCGACGAAGGCGTTCACCACCCAGCTCGCCGCGCTGTTCCTCATGGCGGTGCGCCTGGGCCGCCTCCGCGGCACGCTCTCGCCGGAGCGCGCCCGCGAGCTGCTCGAGGACCTGCGCCGCGTGCCCTCCTGGATGGAGCAGATGATCCGCCAGGAGGCGCAGCTCATGCCCATCGCGAAGCGCTGCGCCGCCGCGCGCGACGTGCTGTTCCTGGGCCGCGGGAGCGAGTACCCGGTGGCGCTGGAGGGCGCGCTCAAGCTGAAGGAGATCTCGTACATCCACGCCGAGGGCTACGCCGCCGGCGAGATGAAGCACGGCCCCATCGCGCTCATCGACGAGGAGCTGCCGGTGGTGGTGCTCGCCACGCGCGAGCCGGCGTACGAGAAGACGCTCGGCAACATGGAGGAGGTGCGGGCCCGCGGCGGCCAGGTGTTCGCCGTGGTGACCGAGGGCGACACGCACGCCGCCAGCCTGGCCGAGGTGGCGATCACCGTCCCGCCCGCGCCGCCGGCGCTGGTGCCGCTCCTGTCGATCATCCCGCTGCAGTTCCTCGCCTACCACGTAGCGGACCTGAAGGGCACCGACGTGGACCAGCCGCGCAACCTGGCGAAGAGCGTGACGGTCGAGTAG
- the thpR gene encoding RNA 2',3'-cyclic phosphodiesterase, translating into MVTRRLFVALEPTDAVRRRIGAAADALRADAGRAAGDVRWVAPDGVHLTLQFLGAVPEERVEAVRAAVEAAAAVARPMALEVSGAGGFPNARRPRVVWLGLGGDVAALSALVADLGARLAPLGFAPESRPFSPHLTLGRARDPRGAPGLGGALAAQARADGFGWRATELVLFESHLSPKGARYEALLRAPLGGG; encoded by the coding sequence GTGGTCACCCGCCGCCTGTTCGTGGCCCTCGAGCCCACCGACGCCGTGCGCCGCCGCATCGGCGCCGCGGCCGACGCGCTGCGCGCCGACGCCGGGCGCGCGGCGGGCGACGTCCGCTGGGTGGCGCCCGACGGCGTGCACCTCACGCTGCAGTTCCTGGGCGCGGTGCCGGAGGAGCGGGTGGAGGCGGTGCGCGCCGCGGTGGAGGCGGCGGCCGCCGTCGCCCGGCCCATGGCGCTCGAGGTGAGCGGCGCGGGCGGCTTCCCCAACGCGCGCCGCCCGCGGGTGGTCTGGCTCGGGCTCGGCGGCGACGTGGCGGCGCTCTCGGCGCTGGTGGCCGACCTCGGCGCGCGGCTCGCGCCGCTCGGGTTCGCGCCCGAGTCGCGCCCGTTCTCGCCGCACCTCACGCTGGGCCGCGCGCGCGATCCGCGCGGCGCCCCCGGCCTCGGCGGCGCGCTGGCGGCGCAGGCCCGGGCCGACGGCTTCGGCTGGCGCGCGACCGAGCTGGTGCTGTTCGAGTCGCACCTCTCGCCGAAGGGCGCGCGCTACGAGGCGCTCCTGCGCGCGCCGCTCGGCGGCGGGTAG
- a CDS encoding cache domain-containing protein, which yields MKAISIKTKLVLAIVVALALVALAVAAVVRGAAERNVRLVGTEAIRAAGGTFAAMQRADVEKLDATLSALAANPAFGEAFAARDRERLLALAAPVFAGLRAQHDITHWYFLDAAPAQTCFLRVHKPEQHGDVVRRATLAQAVQAGGRGAGMELGQTAFALRVVRPLAHAGAALGYVELGEEVDHFLGRMSAQTGDAYALVVEKRFLDRAAWAATREGRRDPWDDQPATVVVDATSDDPALGAFQGDLAAVPEEGQLVDELERGGRTLARGLVPVRDAAGRRVGALFVLHDITDVHATFMRARTRVFAVICAMALLLALVLVAFLQRLVFGRLARMVSTMEDLSARLAGGDHDVTAPPPGPPDEIGRFEDFFGRFLAVVGGQLKELTRRRTG from the coding sequence ATGAAGGCCATCTCGATCAAGACGAAGCTGGTGCTCGCCATCGTGGTCGCGCTCGCGCTGGTGGCGCTCGCGGTCGCCGCGGTGGTGCGAGGCGCCGCCGAGCGCAACGTGCGGCTGGTGGGCACCGAGGCCATCCGCGCGGCGGGCGGGACGTTCGCCGCCATGCAGCGCGCCGACGTGGAGAAGCTGGACGCGACGCTCTCCGCGCTCGCCGCGAACCCGGCGTTCGGCGAGGCGTTCGCGGCGCGCGATCGCGAGCGGCTGCTGGCGCTCGCGGCGCCGGTGTTCGCCGGCCTGCGCGCGCAGCACGACATCACGCACTGGTACTTCCTCGACGCGGCGCCGGCGCAGACCTGCTTCCTGCGCGTCCACAAGCCCGAGCAGCACGGCGACGTGGTGCGGCGGGCCACGCTCGCGCAGGCGGTCCAGGCGGGCGGGCGCGGGGCCGGCATGGAGCTCGGCCAGACCGCGTTCGCGCTGCGCGTCGTCCGGCCGCTGGCGCACGCCGGGGCGGCGCTGGGGTACGTGGAGCTGGGCGAGGAGGTGGACCACTTCCTCGGGCGCATGAGCGCACAGACCGGCGACGCCTACGCGCTGGTGGTGGAGAAGCGGTTCCTCGACCGCGCGGCGTGGGCCGCCACGCGCGAGGGCCGGCGCGATCCCTGGGACGACCAGCCCGCCACCGTGGTGGTGGACGCGACCTCCGACGATCCGGCGCTCGGCGCGTTCCAGGGCGATCTCGCCGCGGTGCCGGAGGAGGGCCAGCTGGTGGACGAGCTGGAGCGCGGCGGGCGCACCCTGGCGCGCGGCCTGGTGCCGGTGCGCGACGCGGCCGGGCGCCGGGTGGGCGCGCTGTTCGTGCTCCACGACATCACCGACGTGCACGCGACGTTCATGCGGGCGCGCACGCGGGTGTTCGCGGTGATCTGCGCCATGGCGCTGCTGCTCGCCCTCGTGCTGGTGGCGTTCCTCCAGCGGCTGGTCTTCGGGCGCCTGGCGCGGATGGTGTCCACCATGGAGGACCTCTCCGCGCGGCTCGCCGGCGGCGACCACGACGTGACCGCGCCGCCGCCCGGGCCGCCCGACGAGATCGGCCGGTTCGAGGACTTCTTCGGCCGCTTCCTGGCGGTGGTCGGCGGCCAGCTGAAGGAGCTGACGCGGCGGCGGACGGGGTAG
- the glmU gene encoding bifunctional UDP-N-acetylglucosamine diphosphorylase/glucosamine-1-phosphate N-acetyltransferase GlmU, with the protein MPRTRTPLAAIVLAAGKGTRMKSNKAKVLHEVAGRPLAYYPVKRAVELGASPVVVVVGHQAEAVEAALSAALPEAPLRFAVQEQQLGTAHAVLAAKRALRGYRGPVLILSGDTPLLRAETLEAVVSARRRARAAVSLATMTLEAPRGYGRVVRDARGRPARIVEEKDATDAERAVREVNAGLYCVDAELLWKKLAKVGTANAQREFYLTDLVPMAAQAGGVAGVEVPAEEASGVNDRIELARANRVMVGRLAEAFMRAGVTIEDPARFDCDEGVEIGADAVIEPNVRLRGRTRVGARTRVGVGAVITDGVLADGVTVNPYTVISEAKVAEGAILGPFSRLRPGADIGPEAHVGNFVEVKKSRLGKGAKANHLAYLGDAEIGAGANIGAGTITCNYDGERKNPTRIGDGAFIGSDSILVAPIEIGAGAYVAAGSTLTDPVPAGALALGRARQVTKEGWVAQRQAEKQMKGTATGPAPARKGRPAARRAS; encoded by the coding sequence ATGCCACGCACCCGCACTCCGCTCGCCGCCATCGTCCTCGCCGCCGGCAAGGGCACCCGGATGAAGTCGAACAAGGCCAAGGTCCTGCACGAGGTCGCGGGCCGGCCGCTCGCGTACTACCCGGTGAAGCGCGCCGTGGAGCTGGGCGCGAGCCCGGTGGTGGTGGTGGTGGGCCACCAGGCCGAGGCGGTGGAGGCGGCGCTCTCCGCCGCGCTGCCCGAGGCGCCGCTGCGCTTCGCGGTCCAGGAGCAGCAGCTCGGCACGGCGCACGCGGTGCTCGCCGCGAAGCGCGCGCTGCGCGGCTACCGCGGCCCGGTGCTGATCCTGTCCGGCGACACGCCGCTCCTCCGCGCCGAGACGCTCGAGGCGGTCGTGTCCGCCCGCCGCCGGGCCCGCGCCGCGGTCTCGCTCGCCACCATGACGCTCGAGGCGCCGCGCGGCTACGGCCGGGTGGTGCGCGACGCGCGCGGCCGGCCGGCGCGCATCGTGGAGGAGAAGGACGCGACGGACGCCGAGCGCGCGGTGCGCGAGGTGAACGCGGGCCTCTACTGCGTGGACGCGGAGCTGCTCTGGAAGAAGCTCGCGAAGGTGGGCACCGCGAACGCGCAGCGCGAGTTCTACCTGACCGACCTCGTCCCCATGGCGGCGCAGGCGGGCGGCGTGGCCGGCGTCGAGGTGCCGGCGGAGGAGGCCTCGGGCGTCAACGACCGCATCGAGCTGGCGCGCGCCAACCGCGTGATGGTGGGCCGGCTCGCCGAGGCGTTCATGCGCGCCGGCGTGACCATCGAGGACCCGGCCCGCTTCGACTGCGACGAGGGCGTCGAGATCGGCGCGGACGCGGTGATCGAGCCGAACGTCCGGCTGCGCGGCCGCACCCGCGTCGGCGCGCGCACGCGGGTGGGCGTGGGGGCGGTCATCACCGACGGCGTGCTCGCCGACGGCGTGACCGTGAACCCGTACACGGTGATCTCGGAGGCGAAGGTCGCCGAGGGCGCCATCCTCGGCCCGTTCTCGCGCCTGCGCCCCGGCGCCGACATCGGCCCCGAGGCGCACGTGGGGAACTTCGTCGAGGTGAAGAAGAGCCGGCTCGGGAAGGGTGCGAAGGCGAACCACCTCGCCTACCTCGGCGACGCCGAGATCGGCGCGGGCGCGAACATCGGCGCCGGCACCATCACGTGCAACTACGACGGCGAGCGCAAGAACCCGACGCGGATCGGCGACGGGGCGTTCATCGGCTCGGACTCCATCCTGGTCGCGCCCATCGAGATCGGCGCCGGCGCCTACGTGGCGGCCGGCTCCACGCTCACCGATCCGGTGCCGGCAGGCGCCCTGGCGCTCGGCCGGGCGCGCCAGGTGACGAAGGAGGGGTGGGTGGCCCAGCGGCAGGCGGAGAAGCAGATGAAGGGGACGGCCACCGGCCCGGCGCCCGCCCGGAAGGGCCGCCCGGCCGCCCGGCGGGCGAGTTAG
- a CDS encoding LETM1 domain-containing protein, which produces MAKALSDKSWLEHLLAEELEQHDPDAARARLPADVRAAAEARGDLLPAARLLVARSLRRRRLCAEAPAPDDAFLDEVRTHVGLALDLALLRGEPFLRTRQRAEIAAFLAAALGLDALALEVEPEQPGGSTDRAVERALRGAAEALQARAYPAGDPVSGLPLHPGATAILRRRLARVVLGFHRAGRLDPVALARHGAYAARESVLLAEALSGLLLAAGSDGERARGVRVRQLARLGLSRAELRDARRLVASPRGPEAIAADAPERVRPFLLEQLLLAQLRVRLDGDAPRGWTERFAAAAGLDAAAVATAQVEAAAQHCDHEVWFEAFDEGGVPVDWQVLADEWESVADHVVERVSTAVTDNLGSLATEIRETGELGGLLAKAAAGKTLSAAEKRKVKAQLIDLAKAVPALAIFAAPGGMLLLPLLAKLLPFNLMPSAWDRPPRGDGAPAAGAKPAAPGKEVAAAPATAKAPGKAGGRKREPA; this is translated from the coding sequence GTGGCGAAGGCCCTCAGCGACAAGAGCTGGCTCGAGCACCTCCTCGCCGAGGAGCTGGAGCAGCACGACCCCGACGCCGCCCGCGCGCGGCTGCCGGCCGACGTGCGCGCGGCGGCCGAGGCGCGGGGCGACCTGCTCCCCGCGGCGCGCCTGCTGGTGGCCCGCTCGCTGCGCCGCCGGCGGCTCTGCGCCGAGGCCCCGGCGCCGGACGACGCGTTCCTCGACGAGGTCCGCACGCACGTGGGGCTGGCGCTCGACCTCGCGCTCTTGCGCGGCGAGCCGTTCCTGCGCACCCGCCAGCGCGCCGAGATCGCCGCGTTCCTGGCGGCGGCGCTCGGCCTCGACGCGCTCGCGCTCGAGGTCGAGCCGGAGCAGCCGGGCGGGTCCACCGACCGCGCGGTCGAGCGCGCGCTCCGCGGCGCCGCCGAGGCGCTGCAGGCCCGCGCGTACCCGGCCGGCGATCCCGTCTCCGGGCTGCCGCTCCACCCCGGCGCGACCGCCATCCTGCGCCGGCGGCTCGCGCGCGTGGTGCTCGGCTTCCACCGCGCCGGGCGGCTCGATCCCGTGGCGCTGGCCCGTCACGGCGCCTACGCCGCGCGCGAGTCGGTGCTGCTCGCCGAGGCGCTCTCCGGCCTGCTGCTCGCGGCCGGCTCGGACGGCGAGCGCGCCCGAGGCGTGCGGGTGCGGCAGCTCGCGCGCCTCGGCCTGTCGCGCGCCGAGCTGCGCGACGCGCGCCGCCTGGTGGCGTCCCCCCGCGGCCCCGAGGCGATCGCGGCCGACGCGCCGGAGCGGGTGCGGCCGTTCCTGCTCGAGCAGCTCCTGCTCGCGCAGCTCCGGGTCCGCCTCGACGGCGACGCGCCGCGCGGCTGGACCGAGCGCTTCGCCGCGGCGGCCGGGCTCGACGCGGCGGCGGTCGCCACCGCGCAGGTGGAGGCGGCGGCGCAGCACTGCGACCACGAGGTCTGGTTCGAGGCGTTCGACGAGGGCGGCGTCCCGGTGGACTGGCAGGTGCTCGCCGACGAGTGGGAGTCGGTGGCGGACCACGTGGTGGAGCGCGTCTCCACCGCGGTCACCGACAACCTCGGCTCGCTGGCGACCGAGATCCGCGAGACCGGCGAGCTGGGCGGGCTGCTCGCGAAGGCCGCCGCCGGGAAGACGCTCAGCGCGGCCGAGAAGCGCAAGGTGAAGGCGCAGCTCATCGACCTCGCCAAGGCGGTGCCCGCCCTCGCCATCTTCGCGGCGCCGGGCGGCATGCTGCTGCTGCCGCTGCTCGCGAAGCTGCTGCCCTTCAACCTGATGCCGAGCGCCTGGGACCGCCCGCCCCGCGGGGACGGCGCGCCCGCTGCCGGCGCGAAGCCTGCCGCCCCCGGCAAGGAAGTCGCCGCCGCGCCCGCGACGGCGAAGGCCCCGGGCAAGGCGGGCGGCCGCAAGCGCGAGCCCGCCTGA
- a CDS encoding DUF2378 family protein, which produces MPVDRQDLEARIAAARSDDTVRGLVFNALFSVVREVAGEEVARACDPAGKASRVEFFSYPVTDFLALAAAVADRIGGRLGGEQQAFFRIGHRAGGMVLDSMVGKTMLALSEAGGARQLLANVPSAYKGAVSYGERRLEWTGERQARVTFRRELLAPPFHCGVFTAVLERVGAKDIRTQARQTGALDAECELAWEAP; this is translated from the coding sequence ATGCCCGTCGATCGACAGGACCTCGAGGCCCGCATCGCCGCCGCCCGCAGCGACGACACCGTCCGCGGGCTCGTCTTCAACGCGCTGTTCTCGGTGGTGCGGGAGGTCGCCGGCGAGGAGGTCGCGCGCGCCTGCGACCCGGCCGGCAAGGCGAGCCGGGTGGAGTTCTTCAGCTACCCGGTGACCGACTTCCTGGCGCTCGCCGCGGCGGTCGCGGACCGGATCGGCGGGCGGCTCGGCGGCGAGCAGCAGGCGTTCTTCCGGATCGGGCACCGCGCCGGCGGGATGGTGCTCGACTCGATGGTCGGCAAGACCATGCTGGCGCTCTCGGAGGCCGGCGGCGCGCGCCAGCTGCTCGCGAACGTCCCGAGCGCCTACAAGGGCGCGGTGAGCTACGGCGAGCGGCGGCTGGAGTGGACCGGCGAGCGCCAGGCCCGCGTCACGTTCCGCCGCGAGCTGCTCGCGCCGCCGTTCCACTGCGGCGTGTTCACCGCGGTGCTGGAGCGGGTCGGGGCGAAGGACATCCGCACGCAGGCGCGGCAGACCGGCGCGCTCGACGCGGAGTGCGAGCTGGCCTGGGAGGCGCCGTAG
- the recA gene encoding recombinase RecA — MPVGPEKEKAIELAVASIEKAFGKGSIMRLGNEDALVKDVQAVSTGAISLDIALGVGGFPRGRIIEIYGPESSGKTTLALHAIAEAQRRGGIAAFVDAEHALDVGYARKLGVRTDDLLISQPDSGEQALEIVETLVRSGAIDVLVVDSVAALVPKAELEGEMGDAHMGVQARLMSQALRKLTGTISKSSTIVIFINQIRMKIGVMFGNPETTTGGNALKFYASQRLDIRRIGAIKDGDSVIGNRTRVKVVKNKVAPPFKEVEFDIMYGHGISREGDVLDLASNEGIVEKSGTWFSFGGERIGQGREQTKAFFREHPEILQQVEARLFEKFGIHRGPVAVPSPPAEEPAEERKPRAKAK; from the coding sequence ATGCCCGTGGGACCGGAGAAGGAGAAGGCGATCGAGCTGGCCGTCGCGTCGATCGAGAAGGCGTTCGGCAAGGGCTCGATCATGCGCCTCGGCAACGAGGACGCGCTGGTGAAGGACGTCCAGGCGGTCTCGACCGGCGCGATCTCGCTGGACATCGCGCTCGGCGTGGGCGGCTTCCCGCGCGGCCGCATCATCGAGATCTACGGGCCGGAGTCCTCCGGCAAGACCACCCTGGCGCTGCACGCCATCGCCGAGGCGCAGCGGCGCGGCGGCATCGCCGCGTTCGTGGACGCCGAGCACGCGCTCGACGTGGGCTACGCCCGCAAGCTGGGCGTGCGCACCGACGACCTGCTCATCTCGCAGCCCGACAGCGGCGAGCAGGCGCTCGAGATCGTCGAGACCCTGGTCCGCTCCGGCGCCATCGACGTGCTGGTGGTGGACTCGGTGGCGGCCCTGGTGCCCAAGGCCGAGCTCGAGGGAGAGATGGGCGACGCGCACATGGGCGTGCAGGCCCGCCTCATGAGCCAGGCGCTCCGCAAGCTCACCGGCACCATCTCCAAGTCCTCGACCATCGTCATCTTCATCAACCAGATCCGCATGAAGATCGGCGTGATGTTCGGGAACCCGGAGACCACCACCGGCGGCAACGCGCTCAAGTTCTACGCGTCGCAGCGGCTCGACATCCGCCGCATCGGGGCCATCAAGGACGGCGACTCCGTCATCGGCAACCGCACCCGCGTGAAGGTGGTGAAGAACAAGGTCGCCCCGCCGTTCAAGGAGGTCGAGTTCGACATCATGTACGGCCACGGCATCAGCCGTGAGGGCGACGTGCTCGACCTCGCCTCGAACGAGGGCATCGTCGAGAAGAGCGGCACCTGGTTCAGCTTCGGCGGCGAGCGCATCGGCCAGGGGCGCGAGCAGACCAAGGCGTTCTTCCGCGAGCACCCCGAGATCCTCCAGCAGGTGGAGGCCCGCCTGTTCGAGAAGTTCGGCATCCACCGCGGCCCGGTGGCCGTCCCTTCCCCGCCGGCGGAGGAGCCGGCCGAGGAGCGGAAGCCCCGCGCCAAGGCGAAGTGA
- a CDS encoding HEAT repeat domain-containing protein yields the protein MMTLRRAAALLACLLVTACGSPKDAEGWAKRAASRSRTDEKLEALAQVRKAPGDRRAAVPYLVEVLKQAPRARGEAAVALGEIGDAAAVKPLLDAVDRAAQDRDTRDANRHIATALGALRAREAVPALVELTASPDGYTQVAAVDALGEIGDPAAIDTLVRIATSTEVEPFTAKRAILALGRIGDARAGPVVLRMLFEERPGVTFFPEAAFAAAQIGRPMAAPLLAVLEGKDAALQDWARARGVVSGALYAKAAQVLGDVGGPDAVPALVARLAYRDADPRVGVYVRVFAAESLGRLRAREAVKPLADLIGREPDPDARDRYCDALARIGDPAALPALRAAAAAGAWRVREAPLAALSRLGGAPEAALVDEAIRACGSGCPAQEGQALAGMKARLAAAAACQDAACWAGKLSDPDPAVRDRAALEVGRAGGSAQARALADAIARPVDGDAALAARHAAVLALGWIAAREPLGADAAQVAAAIDRTVAQDRGRTLTAGVNEDALRLALRLKRPAAR from the coding sequence ATGATGACGCTGCGCCGCGCTGCCGCCCTGCTCGCCTGCCTGCTCGTCACCGCGTGTGGAAGCCCGAAGGACGCGGAGGGGTGGGCGAAGCGCGCCGCCAGCCGGAGCCGCACCGACGAGAAGCTCGAGGCGCTCGCGCAGGTGCGCAAGGCGCCGGGCGACCGCCGCGCCGCCGTGCCGTACCTCGTCGAGGTGCTGAAGCAGGCGCCGCGGGCCCGCGGCGAGGCGGCCGTGGCGCTCGGCGAGATCGGCGACGCGGCCGCGGTGAAGCCGCTGCTGGACGCGGTGGACCGCGCCGCGCAGGACCGCGACACGCGCGACGCGAACCGGCACATCGCCACCGCGCTCGGCGCGCTCCGGGCGCGCGAGGCGGTGCCGGCGCTGGTCGAGCTGACCGCCTCGCCGGACGGCTACACGCAGGTGGCGGCGGTGGACGCGCTCGGCGAGATCGGCGACCCGGCCGCGATCGACACGCTGGTGCGCATCGCGACCTCGACCGAGGTCGAGCCGTTCACCGCCAAGCGCGCCATCCTGGCGCTGGGCCGGATCGGCGACGCGCGGGCCGGCCCGGTGGTGCTCCGGATGCTGTTCGAGGAGCGCCCGGGCGTCACGTTCTTCCCGGAGGCGGCGTTCGCCGCCGCGCAGATCGGCCGGCCCATGGCCGCGCCGCTGCTGGCGGTGCTGGAGGGGAAGGACGCGGCCCTGCAGGACTGGGCGCGCGCGCGCGGGGTGGTGAGCGGCGCGCTGTACGCGAAGGCGGCGCAGGTGCTCGGCGACGTGGGCGGCCCGGACGCGGTGCCGGCCCTGGTCGCGCGGCTCGCCTACCGCGACGCGGATCCCCGCGTCGGCGTCTACGTGCGCGTCTTCGCGGCGGAGTCGCTGGGCCGGCTGCGCGCGCGCGAGGCGGTGAAGCCGCTCGCGGACCTGATCGGCCGCGAGCCGGACCCGGACGCGCGCGACCGCTACTGCGACGCGCTCGCGCGGATCGGCGACCCGGCCGCGCTGCCGGCGCTGCGCGCGGCCGCCGCCGCGGGGGCGTGGCGCGTGCGCGAGGCGCCGCTCGCGGCGCTGTCGCGGCTGGGCGGCGCGCCCGAGGCGGCGCTGGTGGACGAGGCCATCCGCGCGTGCGGGAGCGGCTGCCCCGCGCAGGAGGGCCAGGCGCTCGCGGGGATGAAGGCGCGCCTCGCCGCCGCGGCAGCCTGCCAGGACGCGGCCTGCTGGGCCGGCAAGCTCTCCGACCCGGACCCGGCGGTGCGGGACCGGGCCGCGCTCGAGGTGGGCCGCGCCGGCGGGTCCGCGCAGGCGCGCGCGCTCGCGGACGCCATCGCGCGCCCGGTGGACGGGGACGCGGCGCTCGCCGCGCGGCACGCCGCGGTGCTCGCGCTCGGCTGGATCGCCGCGCGCGAGCCGCTCGGCGCGGACGCCGCGCAGGTGGCCGCCGCGATCGACCGGACGGTCGCGCAGGACCGCGGCCGGACGCTCACCGCGGGCGTGAACGAGGACGCGCTGCGGCTGGCGCTCCGGCTGAAGCGGCCGGCGGCGAGGTAG
- a CDS encoding YqgE/AlgH family protein: MPKDAPAGLAPGFLVAAPALADPNFNGSLVLMAEHHAQGALGFVVNRPGPITVADVLGGLDERLRERAEGAGRADDPVLVGGPVQPERLWILFRPGPTAPEEGAVALGSGLALGGSRELLEALVRSRDPGPYLLLLGYAGWAPLQIEHEVGEGAWVPLPLQGDLVFDVPMEKRWETAVRRLGLDPAGFLVGGGGAEA, from the coding sequence ATGCCCAAGGACGCTCCCGCCGGACTCGCGCCCGGCTTCCTCGTCGCGGCGCCGGCGCTGGCGGACCCGAACTTCAACGGGTCGCTCGTGCTCATGGCCGAGCACCACGCGCAAGGTGCGCTCGGCTTCGTGGTGAACCGGCCCGGGCCCATCACGGTGGCCGACGTGCTCGGCGGCCTGGACGAGCGGCTGCGCGAGCGCGCCGAGGGCGCCGGGCGGGCGGACGACCCGGTGCTGGTGGGCGGGCCGGTGCAGCCGGAGCGGCTCTGGATCCTGTTCCGGCCCGGGCCGACCGCGCCCGAGGAGGGCGCGGTGGCGCTGGGGAGCGGGCTCGCGCTGGGCGGCTCGCGCGAGCTGCTGGAGGCGCTGGTCCGCTCGCGCGACCCGGGGCCGTACCTGCTGCTGCTCGGCTACGCCGGCTGGGCGCCGCTCCAGATCGAGCACGAGGTCGGCGAGGGGGCGTGGGTGCCCCTGCCGCTGCAGGGCGACCTCGTGTTCGACGTGCCCATGGAGAAGCGCTGGGAGACCGCGGTGCGGCGGCTCGGGCTCGATCCGGCCGGGTTCCTGGTGGGCGGGGGCGGCGCCGAGGCCTGA